A portion of the Gossypium arboreum isolate Shixiya-1 chromosome 8, ASM2569848v2, whole genome shotgun sequence genome contains these proteins:
- the LOC108468710 gene encoding UPF0496 protein 4-like, producing the protein MVLLVQRLSKLYHKLENHYHHHQAEVDALSASLQAFRSDVSNCVNQLLHPEPGSEILSFSWIQRCFELLPVINKAFLKLVGDIDYPMSCWDVASLDEYLNYGLHLLELLNCVTSSLSHLAQARLSFAHALNLVESSPSTAIEHLKAIQSQSSSKDLKGLVRNKEGGEGKLSSCKERVVHEALMEVKSVGLWVFGVVLATLSGETKPYLEIKQVIVRFNSALLIDVDSCVFKVMVEKGETLKEVKELNSAANSLVSAILSGKTSVAAMDFGGKLGVFEKEMDALEKQVDALFSSVLAARNELLNGVRQRKQ; encoded by the coding sequence ATGGTACTCTTGGTACAAAGGCTTAGTAAATTATACCACAAGCTGGAAAATCACTACCACCACCACCAAGCAGAGGTTGATGCTTTGTCAGCCTCTCTACAGGCTTTTCGGTCTGATGTTTCGAATTGTGTGAATCAGTTGTTGCATCCAGAACCTGGTTCAGAAATCTTGTCTTTTTCATGGATTCAGCGATGTTTTGAGTTACTTCCTGTTATCAACAAGGCGTTTTTGAAGCTGGTTGGGGATATAGACTACCCCATGAGCTGCTGGGATGTTGCTTCCCTCGATGAGTATCTTAACTACGGCTTGCATTTACTGGAGCTTCTCAACTGTGTTACTTCTTCTCTTTCTCACTTGGCACAGGCTCGGCTTTCCTTTGCTCATGCTTTGAACCTTGTGGAGAGTTCACCTTCTACGGCGATTGAACATCTCAAAGCAATCCAGTCCCAAAGTTCAAGCAAGGACTTAAAGGGACTGGTTAGAAACAAGGAAGGTGGTGAGGGGAAATTGTCTTCTTGCAAGGAAAGGGTAGTCCATGAAGCTTTGATGGAGGTAAAGAGTGTTGGGTTATGGGTATTTGGGGTTGTTTTGGCTACCTTGTCTGGAGAGACCAAACCATACTTGGAGATCAAACAAGTGATTGTCAGGTTCAATTCTGCTTTGTTAATTGATGTAGATTCATGTGTTTTTAAGGTTATGGTGGAGAAAGGTGAGACATTAAAAGAGGTTAAGGAGCTGAACAGTGCAGCAAATTCCCTAGTATCAGCAATCCTTTCTGGGAAAACCAGTGTTGCAGCCATGGATTTCGGTGGAAAGTTAGGTGTTTTCGAGAAGGAGATGGATGCTTTAGAAAAGCAAGTGGATGCCCTGTTTTCGAGTGTATTGGCAGCCAGAAATGAACTGCTTAACGGTGTTCGGCAACGCAAGCAATAA
- the LOC108467544 gene encoding agamous-like MADS-box protein AGL15 isoform X2, with protein sequence MGRGKIEIKRIENANSRQVTFSKRRAGLLKKAKELAILCDAEVAVIIFSNTGKLFEFSSSGMKKTFSRYNKCLQGSIEMALVEHKAEKQVCKEADNLKDEVAKLQMKQLQLLGKNLTSVSLKELEVLEQQLSEGLSSVKEKKEQLLMEQLERSRLQEQRVMLENETLRRQVEELRGFFPSTDHLVRSYLEYYPVERKNSLMSHNIRGPDVTCACNLEKGDSDTTLYLGLPSDHPKIKKPESHSNDSESQ encoded by the exons atgggtagGGGGAAAATAGAGATAAAGAGAATAGAGAATGCTAATAGCAGGCAAGTTACATTCTCCAAGAGGCGTGCCGGGTTGCTTAAGAAGGCTAAGGAACTGGCTATTCTATGTGATGCTGAGGTTGCTGTCATCATTTTCTCCAATACTGGCAAGCTATTTGAGTTTTCCAGTTCTGG CATGAAGAAAACATTTTCTAGATACAACAAGTGTTTGCAAGGTTCTATCGAGATGGCTCTAGTCGAACATAAAGCGGAG aaacaagtctgtaaggaggCGGATAATCTGAAGGATGAAGTTGCAAAGCTGCAAATGAAACAGTT ACAGCTGCTGGGTAAGAACTTGACCAGCGTGAGCTTGAAAGAGCTTGAGGTCCTGGAGCAGCAGCTAAGTGAAGGGTTGTCATCTGTGAAGGAGAAGAAG GAACAATTGCTCATGGAACAACTAGAGCGATCGAGATTACAG GAGCAGCGGGTGATGCTTGAGAATGAAACTTTACGCAGGCAG GTTGAGGAGCTAAGAGGTTTCTTTCCATCAACTGATCACCTGGTCCGATCCTATCTTGAGTACTATCCTGTTGAAAGGAAGAATTCTCTGATGAGCCATAACATTCGCGGTCCAGATGTGACCTGTGCTTGCAACCTTGAAAAGGGAGATTCAGACACGACCTTGTATTTGGG GTTGCCTAGTGATCATCCCAAGATAAAGAAACCTGAAAGCCATTCCAATGACTCAGAGAGCCAATAG
- the LOC108467544 gene encoding agamous-like MADS-box protein AGL15 isoform X1, translated as MGRGKIEIKRIENANSRQVTFSKRRAGLLKKAKELAILCDAEVAVIIFSNTGKLFEFSSSGMKKTFSRYNKCLQGSIEMALVEHKAEKQVCKEADNLKDEVAKLQMKQLQLLGKNLTSVSLKELEVLEQQLSEGLSSVKEKKEQLLMEQLERSRLQEQRVMLENETLRRQVEELRGFFPSTDHLVRSYLEYYPVERKNSLMSHNIRGPDVTCACNLEKGDSDTTLYLGYVFLTFGNTWETIRTELYYYQSIALIILF; from the exons atgggtagGGGGAAAATAGAGATAAAGAGAATAGAGAATGCTAATAGCAGGCAAGTTACATTCTCCAAGAGGCGTGCCGGGTTGCTTAAGAAGGCTAAGGAACTGGCTATTCTATGTGATGCTGAGGTTGCTGTCATCATTTTCTCCAATACTGGCAAGCTATTTGAGTTTTCCAGTTCTGG CATGAAGAAAACATTTTCTAGATACAACAAGTGTTTGCAAGGTTCTATCGAGATGGCTCTAGTCGAACATAAAGCGGAG aaacaagtctgtaaggaggCGGATAATCTGAAGGATGAAGTTGCAAAGCTGCAAATGAAACAGTT ACAGCTGCTGGGTAAGAACTTGACCAGCGTGAGCTTGAAAGAGCTTGAGGTCCTGGAGCAGCAGCTAAGTGAAGGGTTGTCATCTGTGAAGGAGAAGAAG GAACAATTGCTCATGGAACAACTAGAGCGATCGAGATTACAG GAGCAGCGGGTGATGCTTGAGAATGAAACTTTACGCAGGCAG GTTGAGGAGCTAAGAGGTTTCTTTCCATCAACTGATCACCTGGTCCGATCCTATCTTGAGTACTATCCTGTTGAAAGGAAGAATTCTCTGATGAGCCATAACATTCGCGGTCCAGATGTGACCTGTGCTTGCAACCTTGAAAAGGGAGATTCAGACACGACCTTGTATTTGGGGTATGTATTTCTTACGTTTGGGAACACTTGGGAAACAATAAGAACTGAGTTATACTATTATCAAAGTATTGCCCTTATCATACTATTTTAG
- the LOC108468117 gene encoding uncharacterized protein LOC108468117, which translates to MFRDVSSCNTYNYGDALYWDSRYIQEAGGAFDWYQRYSSLRPFVRRYVPTSSRVLMVGCGNALMSEDMVKDGYEDIMNIDISSVAIEMMRRKYEFVPQLKYMQMDVRDMSFFPDESFDSVMDKGTLDSLMCGTDAPISASRMLGEVSRLLKPGGTYMLITYGDPSARMPHLNRPTYGWNIFLYNLPRPDFKRPGGCSSTKSYLEPIPITEKGLLPADFVLEDPDSHFIYVCKKMDDTELRNIIPTYPLTSEIL; encoded by the exons atgttcCGTGATGTTTCAAGCTGCAACACCTACAACTATGGCGATGCCTTGTATTGGGACTCCCGTTATATTCAAGAAGCTGGTGGTGCCTTTGACTGGTACCAACGTTACTCTTCTCTTCGCCCTTTTGTTCGTCGCTATGTCCCTACTTCCTCTCGTGTTCTCATGGTTGGCTGTGGAAATGCCC TTATGTCGGAGGATATGGTCAAGGATGGATATGAAGACATTATGAACATTGATATTTCCTCAGTGGCTATTGAAATGATGAGAAGGAAATATGAGTTTGTTCCTCAGCTGAAAT ACATGCAAATGGATGTCAGGGATATGAGTTTTTTCCCAGATGAATCTTTTGACAGTGTTATGGATAAAG GAACTCTTGATTCTTTGATG TGTGGCACCGATGCTCCAATAAGTGCTTCTCGGATGTTAGGCGAAGTGAGCAG ACTTCTCAAACCTGGAGGGACCTATATGCTG ATAACTTATGGTGATCCTTCAGCAAGGATGCCTCATTTGAACCGGCCAACGTATGGTTGGAATATATTTTTGTACAACCTAC CCAGACCGGATTTTAAGAGGCCTGGAGGTTGTTCATCGACAAAGTCGTACTTGGAGCCAATTCCAATCACGGAAAAGGGATTACTTCCTGCGGACTTTGTTTTGGAAGACCCGGATTCTCACTTCATATATGTTTGCAAAAAGATGGATGACACAGAGCTAAGGAACATAATACCCACCTATCCATTAACATCTGAGATTTTATAG